From Spodoptera frugiperda isolate SF20-4 chromosome 27, AGI-APGP_CSIRO_Sfru_2.0, whole genome shotgun sequence, a single genomic window includes:
- the LOC118263719 gene encoding proton-coupled amino acid transporter-like protein pathetic, producing the protein MGNEEKKGSIVLENFNSTANLATNPGFQSTLSLGSKEVINEKAYNPFEHRKVEHPNSTIGSLVHLLKSSLGSGILAMPAAFKNAGLAAGAIGTLVVGFICTHCVYVLVKTSQEVCVDAKKPSMGFAETCGAAFEYGPKRLRPWANFARTFVDYAMTCTYLAALCVYIVFIAENFKEVLDEYIPEYKLSVEAYCALTLVPLVLICQIRNLKWLVPFSAIANVFLVICFAITMYYIFNDLPKPEGRVVVASVTQWPLFISTVIFAMEGIGVVMPVENEMAKPQQFLGCPGVLNVAMSIVISLYGIVGFFGYMKYGDDVRGSVTLNLPQDEVLAQSAKILMALAILFTYSLQFYVPMEMIWRQLNEKISVRYHNITQISIRTAAVVGSVALAAAFPDLELFINLSGAIFLSTLGLLTPAVIDTVHKWDRGLGPFKWILWKNLFIAMISLIALFAGSYTSIRSMVDKFYSTPVLEAVANVTSITMNDTMTV; encoded by the exons atgggcAACGAGGAGAAAAAAGGCAGCATTGTGCTGGAGAACTTTAATTCTAC AGCAAATTTGGCGACAAACCCAGGGTTCCAGTCGACACTAAGTTTAGGATCAAAAGAAGTGATTAATGAAAAGGCCTACAACCCATTTGAACATAGGAAAGTGGAACACCCTAACTC AACAATTGGTTCGTTGGTGCATCTACTAAAATCTTCACTAGGATCTGGTATCCTGGCTATGCCTGCTGCGTTCAAAAATGCAGGTTTAGCAGCTGGAGCTATTGGCACGCTAGTCGTTGGATTCATCTGTACACATTGTGTTTATGTTTTG GTTAAAACTTCCCAAGAAGTATGTGTGGACGCTAAGAAGCCCTCGATGGGCTTCGCAGAGACCTGTGGAGCAGCTTTTGAGTATGGACCTAAAAGATTACGGCCGTGGGCCAATTTTGCTag AACGTTTGTGGACTATGCGATGACTTGCACATATCTAGCAGCGTTATGTGTCTACATCGTGTTCATAGCAGAAAATTTCAAAGAG GTCCTAGACGAATACATACCAGAATACAAGCTATCAGTGGAAGCATACTGTGCATTGACACTGGTGCCACTGGTACTCATCTGCCAGATCAGGAACCTGAAGTGGCTAGTACCATTCTCGGCGATTGCCAACGTGTTCCTGGTGATTTGTTTCGCCATCACCATGTATTATATCTTCAATGACTTGCCGAAGCCTGAGGGAAGAGTGGTGGTTGCTAGTGTCACGCAGTGGCCTTTGTTTATCAG CACAGTGATATTCGCAATGGAAGGTATCGGTGTGGTGATGCCAGTTGAGAACGAGATGGCGAAACCTCAACAGTTCCTCGGCTGTCCTGGAGTACTGAACGTGGCTATGTCTATTGTTATCTCTCTCTATGGCATCGTTGGGTTCTTCGGTTACATGAAGTATGGAGATGATGTCAGAGGAAGTGTGACCTTGAATCTGCCTCAGGATGAAGT TCTCGCTCAAAGTGCAAAGATCCTGATGGCGTTAGCAATCCTGTTTACCTACAGTCTTCAGTTCTACGTGCCAATGGAAATGATCTGGAGACAGCTAAATGAGAAGATCTCAGTGAGATACCACAACATCACACAAATCTCTATCAGGACCGCTGCTGTTGTTGGTTCAG TTGCCCTCGCAGCGGCTTTCCCTGACCTGGAGCTGTTCATCAACTTGAGTGGAGCCATTTTCCTCTCAACCCTCGGTCTCCTCACACCAGCCGTCATCGACACTGTCCACAAATGGGACAGAGGTCTTGGACCCTTCAAATGGATTCTCTGGAAGAACTTGTTCATCGCTATGATTTCTCTCATCGCCCTCTTTGCTGGTTCTTACACGTCTATCAGGAGTATGGTTGACAAATTCTACAGTACTCCTGTTTTGGAGGCAGTAGCTAATGTAACAAGCATTACAATGAATGATACTATGACTGTGTGA